One genomic window of Micropterus dolomieu isolate WLL.071019.BEF.003 ecotype Adirondacks linkage group LG06, ASM2129224v1, whole genome shotgun sequence includes the following:
- the LOC123972652 gene encoding uncharacterized protein LOC123972652: protein MADEVCLATNIKNKDDQMDLNVKDGKVSMNTTSATVSPKDDAYVYAGFTNQTIYSCELNGTSSNNDNVGLCADLHPEKAKPNFYLLIMNGLRVLFTKSLAFSTILTIRAALT, encoded by the exons ATGGCCGACGAAGTTTGTTTGGCTACTAATATCAAAAATAAGGATGATCAAATGGATCTGAATGTGAAGGACGGTAAGGTCTCTATGAACACCACCAGTGCCACTGTGTCCCCGAAAGACGATGCCTACGTCTACGCTGGATTCACCAATCAGACCATCTACTCCTGTGAACTGAACGGCACGTCGTCCAACAACGACAACG TTGGCCTCTGTGCAGACCTTCATCCAG AGAAAGCCAAGCCGAACTTCTACCTGCTGATAATGAACGGATTGAGAGTGTTGTTCACCAAAAGTCTGGCCTTCAgcaccatcctcaccatcagAGCTGCACTGACCTAA